In Candidatus Effluviviaceae Genus V sp., the sequence GGCGCCGTCTCTCTCCTTCCTGAAGCACACCCCGTGCCGTGACCTCGTATACCTTGTCGAGTTCGAACGACGGGTGTGCTATTCGGTGCGCCAGCGTCCCATCGTCGGTCATGATGAGAAGGCCCTCGCTGTCGGCGTCGAGACGACCGACCGGTACGACGCGCGCCGGCACGTCCCTCGTGAGGTCGGCGACGGTCGGGCGCCCCTGCGGGTCGTCCATAGTGACGACGACCCCGCGCGGCTTGTTCAGGATGATGGTCGTGAAGGTCTCCGGCAGCGTGACCGGGCTACCGTCGAGCTCGACGGTGTCGTGCTCGGGGTCGACAGTCGTTGCCAGTCTCGTGACCGTCCGGCCGTTGACAGTGACGCGGCCGGCGCGGACGAGCTCCTCAGCGCCCCGGCGCGAGGAGACGCCGGCTCGTGCCAGGAACCTGTTAATCCTCATCGAGCGACTTCAGGAGTTCGTCGTCGGGGATGCTGTGCATGGAGAACGGCGGCCTCGCCGAGCCCGAATCGTCCGAAGGCTCCTCGGTCGCCGTCCGGGCGATGATGCGCGGCGCCTCGGCTTGCTGCTCGGCGGCCGGCTCGCCGGATGCGCCCTTCTGCGGCGGCGCGGTTGCCGACGAAGCCGCGCCGGTCCCGTCCTGTTCCTCG encodes:
- a CDS encoding pseudouridine synthase; amino-acid sequence: MRINRFLARAGVSSRRGAEELVRAGRVTVNGRTVTRLATTVDPEHDTVELDGSPVTLPETFTTIILNKPRGVVVTMDDPQGRPTVADLTRDVPARVVPVGRLDADSEGLLIMTDDGTLAHRIAHPSFELDKVYEVTARGVLQEGERRRLEMGVELDGRTTSPASVTVMSTERNRTKAVVTIHEGRKRQVRRMFETVGHPVRALRRVRIGPVELGDLRPASWRRLSEKELNALAAAVGLDRTPETPCSDT